One window of the Populus nigra chromosome 4, ddPopNigr1.1, whole genome shotgun sequence genome contains the following:
- the LOC133691055 gene encoding uncharacterized protein LOC133691055 isoform X2, with protein sequence MSSLVKRLHHLTPCLQSTAHQLRQLRTGAGPNRRRSKSPPFAAKKTDEKSDWWIVDGEMHEIGEHVPPRERFVIPRDNVPNKRRKQLREQFMRRTRLVIKESEHEPWCKRYMELYQELRENWERLYWDEGYSKKIARDHANYESAEDDDQDFNPYRSKRPEQDQDFGRNRQGDTWEKVSQIRDKFEYDREKRMREKAFAPMNRGTSFDLPHSNTQNRPFDTQRYFPDEGDS encoded by the exons ATGTCTTCTCTCGTAAAACGACTCCACCACCTAACCCCATGCCTGCAGTCCACCGCCCACCAGCTCCGCCAATTAAGAACCGGGGCCGGCCCAAACAGGCGGCGATCCAAGTCCCCTCCCTTTGCAGCCAAGAAGACTGATGAGAAATCGGACTGGTGGATAGTCGACGGCGAGATGCACGAGATAGGAGAACACGTGCCCCCACGTGAGCGATTTGTTATCCCTAGAGACAACGTCCCCAACAAGCGGCGAAAGCAACTTCGTGAACAGTTCATGCGCCGCACTCGCCTTGTTATCAAGGAATCA GAGCATGAACCTTGGTGCAAAAGATACATGGAACTATATCAGGAGCTTAGAGAGAATTGGGAGCGGCTATACTGGGATGAGGGCTATTCCAAGAAAATTGCGCGAGATCATGCAAATTATGAGTCTGCTGAGGATGATGATCAAGATTTTAACCCGTACAG GAGCAAGCGACCTGAACAG GACCAGGATTTTGGGAGAAACAGGCAAGGTGATACATGGGAAAAGGTTAGCCAAATTCGAGATAAATTTGAATATGACAGAGAGAAAAGAATGAGGGAGAAAG CATTTGCACCGATGAATAGAGGAACTTCTTTTGACTTGCCTCATTCAAACACCCAGAATCGGCCATTTGACACTCAACGATACTTCCCTGATGAAGGGGACTCTTAA
- the LOC133691055 gene encoding uncharacterized protein LOC133691055 isoform X1, translating into MSSLVKRLHHLTPCLQSTAHQLRQLRTGAGPNRRRSKSPPFAAKKTDEKSDWWIVDGEMHEIGEHVPPRERFVIPRDNVPNKRRKQLREQFMRRTRLVIKESEHEPWCKRYMELYQELRENWERLYWDEGYSKKIARDHANYESAEDDDQDFNPYRSKRPEQVKDQDFGRNRQGDTWEKVSQIRDKFEYDREKRMREKAFAPMNRGTSFDLPHSNTQNRPFDTQRYFPDEGDS; encoded by the exons ATGTCTTCTCTCGTAAAACGACTCCACCACCTAACCCCATGCCTGCAGTCCACCGCCCACCAGCTCCGCCAATTAAGAACCGGGGCCGGCCCAAACAGGCGGCGATCCAAGTCCCCTCCCTTTGCAGCCAAGAAGACTGATGAGAAATCGGACTGGTGGATAGTCGACGGCGAGATGCACGAGATAGGAGAACACGTGCCCCCACGTGAGCGATTTGTTATCCCTAGAGACAACGTCCCCAACAAGCGGCGAAAGCAACTTCGTGAACAGTTCATGCGCCGCACTCGCCTTGTTATCAAGGAATCA GAGCATGAACCTTGGTGCAAAAGATACATGGAACTATATCAGGAGCTTAGAGAGAATTGGGAGCGGCTATACTGGGATGAGGGCTATTCCAAGAAAATTGCGCGAGATCATGCAAATTATGAGTCTGCTGAGGATGATGATCAAGATTTTAACCCGTACAG GAGCAAGCGACCTGAACAGGTGAAG GACCAGGATTTTGGGAGAAACAGGCAAGGTGATACATGGGAAAAGGTTAGCCAAATTCGAGATAAATTTGAATATGACAGAGAGAAAAGAATGAGGGAGAAAG CATTTGCACCGATGAATAGAGGAACTTCTTTTGACTTGCCTCATTCAAACACCCAGAATCGGCCATTTGACACTCAACGATACTTCCCTGATGAAGGGGACTCTTAA
- the LOC133690500 gene encoding uncharacterized protein LOC133690500 — MKMIVPADADAGFPSSKDSGPAPAMTFLASKWKGWLPQVEGLANASMKVNENKLTVASKKTCVCAPTSHAGSFRCHLHRATRSTAAQMSEEYNSDKESSENLDFMKMILYRKFSNEKPQLSRFGRAAAAAAVNNAYSNSN; from the exons ATGAAAATGATCGTACCTGCTGATGCCGACGCTGGTTTTCCCAGTTCGAAAGATTCCGGCCCAGCTCCGGCAATGACTTTTTT GGCGAGTAAATGGAAGGGATGGCTTCCTCAGGTTGAGGGTTTGGCCAATGCAAGCATGAAAGTGAATGAAAACAAGCTAACTGTGGCCTCCAAAAAGACCTGCGTTTGTGCACCAACTAGCCATGCTGGTTCATTCAGGTGCCATCTTCACCGAGCTACTAGAAGCACTGCTGCTCAAATGTCAGAGGAGTATAACAGTGACAAGGAAAGTAGTGAAAATCTTGACTTCATGAAGATGATCCTGTATCGCAAGTTCTCCAACGAAAAACCTCAGTTATCAAGGTTTGGCagggctgctgctgctgcggcTGTTAACAATGCTTACAGCAATTCTAATTAA
- the LOC133691529 gene encoding uncharacterized protein LOC133691529, translating into MEDYYYSRSHVPAFGSWDWNNDMPFTQCFESARQAGLLRYSYSEDRDLYVAGDLYENDVVTPTMIVVPRRREKMRRPRAKEEKREQSWAVTSDVKESPSPPPISTRPTPKPVDEDLYKISPELLYAKTKKRGGLCFFSSCLMPTCAL; encoded by the exons ATGGAA gattattattattcaaggaGCCATGTACCAGCATTTGGAAGCTGGGACTGGAACAATGATATGCCTTTCACTCAGTGCTTTGAATCAGCCAGGCAAGCAGGTCTGCTTCGTTACAGTTACTCAGAAGATCGTGATCTCTATGTTGCTGGTGATCTCTATGAGAATGATGTCGTCACTCCTACCATGATCGTCGTTCCTCGCCGTAGg GAAAAAATGCGTCGCCCTCGAgccaaagaagagaaaagggagCAAAGTTGGGCGGTGACAAGTGATGTAAAGGAATCGCCAAGTCCTCCTCCGATTTCGACCAGGCCAACACCTAAGCCAGTTGACGAGGACTTGTATAAAATCTCACCGGAGCTCCTTTATGCAAAAACCAAAAAG AGGGGAGGGCTGTGCTTCTTTTCAAGCTGCTTGATGCCCACCTGTGCTCTTTGA
- the LOC133691338 gene encoding uncharacterized protein LOC133691338 encodes MASTQVEAEPVKEVTNKAETSSQACPVVIEEKAATTEEPEVVVDDADDEEEEVKNESDEEQADQEKLEEYSPIIGEDEPNTNFDDELEAEDGDLI; translated from the exons ATGGCCTCTACCCAG GTTGAAGCTGAGCCAGTCAAAGAGGTGACCAACAAAGCTGAAACTTCATCACAGGCATGTCCAGTAGTTATTGAAGAAAAAGCTGCCACAACTGAAGAACCCGAAGTGGTTGTGGATGATGCTGATGACGAAGAAGAGGAAGTGAAAAATGAATCGGATGAAGAGCAAGCAGATCAGGAGAAATTGGAAGAATATTCACCTATTATTGGTGAAGATGAGCCAAACACTAATTTTGATGACGAACTAGAAGCTGAAGATGGTGACTTGATTTAA
- the LOC133691897 gene encoding uncharacterized protein At5g48480, translating to MALEEGQNGGAEKVAVEVSFKSFKPQLFVEAPKANDAVQFYKTAFGAVETCRTTQPKRKADQELPHIVSAQLQLAGSTFLVSDLADDSASTKAGGTVFAMCLETEDLEAALTKAVAAGAVAEGGIVEGEGACCCAERVTSVKDPYGFVWQFCSPADKCGADVEA from the exons ATGGCGCTAGAAGAGGGTCAGAACGGAGGTGCTGAGAAGGTTGCCGTGGAGGTGTCTTTCAAGTCCTTCAAGCCACAGCTGTTTGTGGAGGCACCAAAGGCTAACGACGCCGTTCAATTCTACAAGACCGCCTTTGGTGCCGTTGAAACTTGCCGTACTACTCAGCCTAAGCGCAAGGCAGACCAGGAGCTCCCTCACATCGTCTCCGCTCAGCTTCAGCTTGCTGGCTCCACCTTTCTTGTCTCTGACCTTGCTGATGACTCTGCCTC GACCAAAGCGGGGGGGACTGTGTTTGCGATGTGCCTGGAGACTGAAGACCTGGAGGCTGCGTTGACCAAGGCGGTGGCCGCTGGGGCTGTGGCTGAGGGCGGGATTGTGGAGGGTGAAGGCGCGTGCTGTTGTGCTGAGCGCGTGACCTCGGTCAAGGATCCTTACGGTTTCGTCTGGCAATTCTGCTCTCCTGCCGATAAGTGCGGTGCTGACGTGGAAGCTTAA